TCATTCGATTGACATAGCCATGGCATTCCCTACTAAAGCGATGTGATATGTGCTCGGAGTGAGAGTGCCGCAGATCTCGCACCTCGACTCGATTAGATAAAGGCCTACGGCAGCTTCTAATTAAAGTTCTTCGAGCCGGAACTCCCCAACACATTCGTAGTATAATCAATCGCTAATCATTATCACAGCACCCAAAAAACAGTAGTGAGTTGAGTGTGATGGATGAGGTGTCAATGGAATAACCAGACATAGCACCACAATTAGGCCCCCAAGAAAGTGCATTCTTTCACGTCTTTTGAGGGCGAGACATCGCTTGGAAAATCACTTTATTATTTGGCTGAGGGGCTTCAGACTTCTGAGCTACTGAGTATAGGTGTTTGAGCAAGAACTATAACtacgaaaaaaaatacacaataaTGCTAAAACTATTTCTGGTGTGTTAGGACTATTTCTTAGCGACGGGCACTGGGGGATGCAGCAtcatctgttgctgctgctgctgctccaggtCCGACTCCTGCTCCTCGACCAGGGCCTCTTCTAGCGCCGACTGCTCCTCTGCATCGTTGCTCTGGCCCTGGACGTCGTCCAGGTGCAGCCACACCTGCTCCACGGCTGCGCGCAGGGCCTCGGCATACCTCCAGGCACTGCGATCCTCGACCAGCTCGGAGAGCTCGTATTTTTTATCCGGCTCCCGGTAGTGCTGCATCTGGGCCACCGAGATGTCGACGGTGCGCGGATTGCAGGCCCCCGAGAGCCACTTGAGCGTAAAGTGGTTGTGCAGGGTCAGGGAGTAGCGAGTGTTGTGGAAGCACTTTGTGGCACGTCCGGGCAGCGAGTGGTTGCGATGCCGCAACGTGTGCTGCAGCACGTACAGCTCGCcggcctcctgctcctcgtgGTTGTGCGCCTCGGGCACCACTCGCGTGAAGTAGGCATTGATCATACACAACGAGGTAAAGCTGCCGGCGCATTTCCCACCCTTGGCCTTCTCTATCTTGTGGGCTCGCTCCACCACATCCTGCCATGTGCGCTGCTCGCCCAGCGGCATGATCACCTCGTCGACGTCCACATTGAGTAGGTAGTCGTGCCGGTACATGTTGCGGTAGAAGCAGTCGTTGTAGGGTATCAGCTCGTTCAGTCGCTTCACCAGCCggcgctgctgcagcagcatgtgcTGGTAGTGGCGCAGCCGGGGCATACCGTTGGCCAGGGTCAGGGGCCGCAGCTCGAGGTATCCCGTCCGCTGGTAGTAGTCCAGGACCCGCTGCACTGCCGGATGAACGTCGTACATGTATGCATAAACCCGCGAGGCGCCCAGCAGTCGCTGCAGCTCAAACCACTCGATCAGGCGCTCCGAGAGGTCCACATACGGAAAGTCGAAGCCCTTGAGGCATACCCCGAAGCTCAGCAGACCTTTGGCGTTGGTCGCCGTGCTGTTAGAAATGGAAGTAGAGCTGCTGCTCGGTCGCTGCTTGGGCAGCTCAAAGTGCACCCTCAGGGAGTTGCTGGCCTTGTCGCAAGGCTCGACCACCAGGGACACGGTGC
The sequence above is a segment of the Drosophila pseudoobscura strain MV-25-SWS-2005 chromosome X, UCI_Dpse_MV25, whole genome shotgun sequence genome. Coding sequences within it:
- the LOC4815963 gene encoding uncharacterized protein; this translates as MLSSIMSTRSGFLRLTLLVSAALFALLLLLNTLQRSDQLLVPTRAADVARKEPKATPPPVQDVEEPIDEALVRQLEQELPEVDYGLWYRSAKPLGYKVNATCAPYPDPLDLHLHNIYWQTFLNGNVTFRLYAAYLDQRAAVKSRIVRVLATANQIGNDFPPTHCQLWYKGRREPIFVKVSEFVSVWVKNWGHTPQLSYPHLLSCPVPKELPPNILDSLPSTVSLVVEPCDKASNSLRVHFELPKQRPSSSSTSISNSTATNAKGLLSFGVCLKGFDFPYVDLSERLIEWFELQRLLGASRVYAYMYDVHPAVQRVLDYYQRTGYLELRPLTLANGMPRLRHYQHMLLQQRRLVKRLNELIPYNDCFYRNMYRHDYLLNVDVDEVIMPLGEQRTWQDVVERAHKIEKAKGGKCAGSFTSLCMINAYFTRVVPEAHNHEEQEAGELYVLQHTLRHRNHSLPGRATKCFHNTRYSLTLHNHFTLKWLSGACNPRTVDISVAQMQHYREPDKKYELSELVEDRSAWRYAEALRAAVEQVWLHLDDVQGQSNDAEEQSALEEALVEEQESDLEQQQQQQMMLHPPVPVAKK